The following are encoded together in the Arcticibacterium luteifluviistationis genome:
- a CDS encoding THUMP domain-containing class I SAM-dependent RNA methyltransferase yields the protein MENYQMIAKTLAGLENELFNELELLGAVNISKRKRAVSFDGDDALMMKANMALRTSISILIPIMEFEANDEYELYDQAFAVQWEEIFGLKDTFALTATVSGSIFTHSQYAALKTKDAIVDRFRKKFKSRPDVDTVNADYQFNVHIQHNQCTISLNSSGDTLNKRGYREFASEAPLNEVLAAGIILKSGWNGTDDLYDPMSGSGTFAIEAALIANNIAPNLHRSFGFQRWSDYNRELFYTVKKELESEIRESETIIYCRDLLTENIDNISSNVENAGISELLKIRREDFFMSEKKGEKGIVFLNPPYGERLQMEEINTFYKNIGDQLKKHYSNHEAWIISSNLEALKFFGLKPESREQMFNGGLECKLNHYKLY from the coding sequence ATGGAAAACTATCAAATGATTGCCAAGACTTTGGCTGGACTAGAAAACGAACTATTTAATGAACTTGAGCTACTCGGTGCTGTAAATATTTCTAAAAGAAAAAGAGCAGTTTCATTTGATGGTGATGATGCCTTAATGATGAAAGCTAACATGGCTCTAAGAACATCTATTAGCATTTTAATACCTATAATGGAATTTGAAGCCAATGATGAATATGAACTCTATGATCAAGCCTTCGCTGTTCAGTGGGAAGAGATATTTGGATTAAAAGACACCTTCGCACTTACAGCGACCGTGAGTGGAAGTATATTCACCCATTCTCAATATGCAGCCCTTAAAACAAAAGATGCCATCGTAGACAGGTTTAGAAAGAAATTTAAAAGCAGGCCCGACGTAGACACCGTTAATGCAGATTATCAGTTTAATGTTCATATTCAGCATAACCAATGTACCATTTCTTTAAACTCCTCTGGAGACACCTTAAATAAGAGAGGCTACAGAGAGTTTGCCAGTGAAGCCCCCTTAAATGAAGTGCTAGCAGCCGGTATCATTCTTAAATCGGGTTGGAATGGAACAGATGATTTATACGACCCAATGTCTGGTTCAGGTACTTTTGCCATAGAAGCGGCTTTAATAGCTAATAACATTGCTCCCAACCTACACCGTAGCTTTGGCTTCCAAAGATGGTCGGATTATAATAGAGAGCTATTTTATACCGTAAAGAAAGAACTAGAATCCGAAATTCGTGAATCAGAAACTATTATATACTGTAGGGATTTACTTACCGAAAATATAGACAACATTTCATCCAATGTTGAAAACGCCGGTATTTCGGAGTTACTTAAAATCCGTAGAGAAGACTTTTTTATGTCGGAGAAGAAAGGAGAAAAAGGTATAGTTTTTCTAAATCCTCCATATGGAGAGAGACTCCAAATGGAGGAAATAAATACTTTTTATAAAAACATAGGAGACCAATTAAAGAAACATTACTCCAATCACGAAGCTTGGATTATCAGTTCCAACCTTGAAGCTCTTAAATTCTTTGGTCTTAAACCTGAATCTAGAGAGCAAATGTTTAATGGTGGTCTAGAATGTAAACTAAATCATTATAAACTCTATTAG
- a CDS encoding DNA-directed RNA polymerase subunit alpha, translated as MSILAFQMPDKVVMEKADDFHGFFEFKPLERGYGVTIGNALRRILLSSLEGYAITAVRFPGVLHEFSSIEGVVDDVTEIILNLKQVRFKKVSDYVDNKITVKVKNQTELTAGDISKFTQSFEILNPDMVIARLDSKKEIEFEIVVDKGRGYVPSEEHTNTDLPIGFIAVDSIYTPIKNVKFSVENTRVEQRTDFEKLLLEIKSDGSIHPEVALQDASNILIQHFLKFTDENMVFDTKGDDDNDMVDEEFLHMRKLLKTSLQDLDLSVRAYNCLKSAEIRTLGDLARLEVADMMKFRNFGKKSLTELEQLVAEKGLHFGMDIVKYKLDEE; from the coding sequence ATGTCAATATTAGCATTTCAAATGCCCGATAAAGTCGTGATGGAAAAAGCAGACGACTTCCATGGATTTTTTGAGTTTAAACCACTTGAGAGAGGTTATGGAGTAACTATCGGTAATGCTTTGCGTCGTATTTTGCTTTCTTCTTTAGAAGGATATGCAATTACAGCCGTAAGGTTTCCAGGAGTACTTCATGAGTTTTCATCAATTGAAGGTGTTGTTGATGATGTAACTGAAATAATTTTAAATCTTAAGCAAGTTAGATTTAAAAAAGTATCAGATTATGTAGATAACAAAATAACAGTTAAGGTTAAAAACCAAACTGAACTTACGGCTGGTGACATTTCTAAATTTACGCAAAGTTTTGAAATTTTGAATCCTGACATGGTTATTGCCCGTCTTGATTCTAAAAAAGAGATTGAGTTTGAAATTGTTGTTGATAAAGGCAGAGGGTATGTTCCTTCTGAGGAGCACACAAATACTGATTTGCCAATTGGTTTTATTGCTGTTGACTCTATTTATACGCCAATAAAAAATGTTAAGTTTAGTGTTGAAAACACTAGGGTAGAGCAGAGAACAGATTTTGAAAAACTTCTTTTAGAAATCAAATCGGACGGTTCAATTCACCCGGAAGTTGCACTTCAAGATGCGTCAAACATTCTTATTCAACATTTCTTGAAATTCACTGATGAAAATATGGTATTTGATACCAAAGGTGATGACGACAATGATATGGTTGATGAGGAATTCTTGCATATGAGAAAGCTTCTTAAAACTTCACTTCAAGATTTAGATCTTTCGGTAAGAGCTTATAACTGTTTAAAATCAGCGGAAATAAGAACTTTAGGAGATTTGGCTAGATTAGAAGTTGCTGATATGATGAAGTTCAGAAACTTTGGAAAGAAATCTCTTACAGAACTAGAGCAGCTTGTTGCTGAAAAAGGTCTTCACTTTGGAATGGATATAGTGAAGTACAAATTGGACGAAGAATAA
- the rplQ gene encoding 50S ribosomal protein L17: protein MRHGKTINHLGRTKSHRVAMLSNMATSLILNKRIATTLAKAKALRKYAEPLITKAKTDTTHSRRTVFSYLQDKEAVTELFGTISEKVAERNGGYTRIIKLGARYGDNAEMALIELVDFNEILLADTDDSSATEGKSKRRRRGGKKTESTDEVKNEAGTEVVEVVETTSTDEAEASEEPKA, encoded by the coding sequence ATGAGACACGGAAAGACAATTAATCATTTAGGGAGAACTAAATCCCACAGAGTTGCAATGTTGAGCAATATGGCTACTTCATTGATACTTAATAAGAGAATTGCTACAACTTTAGCAAAAGCTAAGGCTTTGAGAAAGTATGCAGAGCCTCTTATTACGAAAGCTAAAACTGATACAACGCACTCTAGAAGAACAGTTTTTTCTTACTTACAGGACAAAGAGGCCGTTACGGAACTTTTTGGTACTATTAGTGAGAAAGTAGCTGAAAGAAATGGTGGTTATACACGTATTATCAAGTTAGGTGCTAGATATGGTGATAACGCTGAGATGGCTTTGATTGAACTTGTTGACTTTAATGAGATTTTACTTGCTGATACAGATGATTCGTCTGCTACAGAGGGTAAGTCTAAGAGAAGAAGAAGAGGTGGTAAAAAGACCGAATCGACTGATGAAGTTAAAAACGAAGCCGGAACAGAAGTTGTTGAGGTAGTTGAAACTACTTCTACTGATGAGGCGGAAGCTTCTGAAGAGCCAAAGGCTTAA
- the carA gene encoding glutamine-hydrolyzing carbamoyl-phosphate synthase small subunit, with protein MEKTQAHEAYLMLEDGTIFKGKALGKKGTSSGEICFNTGMTGYQEIYTDPSYSGQIIVNTTSHIGNYGVKLESEEESSSVKIKGMVCNAYADTYYSRNTADGSLQDYLEKAGIVGICDVDTRQIVRHIRNAGVMNCIISSDIVDMAVLKGELDKCPSMEGLELSSAVSTQQPYFFGDENSKYKLAVLDLGCKNNILRSFAERGCYMQVYNAKTYLKEILKWNPDGFFISNGPGDPAAMDYAVDTVKAMLETGKPLFGICLGHQILSRACGISTYKMHNGHRGLNHPVKNLVTGKSEITSQNHGFAVSADSVTNSDEVEVTHINLNDKTIEGLKIKGKPAFSVQYHPEAAPGPHDSRYLFDDFVTLLAQG; from the coding sequence ATGGAAAAAACTCAAGCCCATGAGGCTTATCTCATGCTAGAGGATGGTACAATTTTCAAAGGTAAAGCTTTAGGAAAAAAAGGGACATCTTCTGGTGAAATCTGTTTTAACACAGGTATGACAGGATATCAAGAGATTTATACAGATCCTTCTTATTCTGGGCAAATCATTGTTAATACCACTTCTCATATTGGTAATTATGGAGTTAAGCTGGAGTCTGAAGAAGAGTCTTCAAGCGTTAAAATAAAAGGTATGGTGTGTAATGCTTATGCCGATACTTATTACTCTCGAAACACTGCAGATGGTTCTTTACAGGATTATTTGGAAAAAGCGGGGATTGTAGGAATCTGTGATGTAGATACCAGACAAATTGTAAGACATATCAGAAACGCTGGAGTAATGAATTGTATCATTAGTTCTGACATAGTAGATATGGCGGTTCTTAAAGGGGAATTGGATAAGTGCCCATCTATGGAAGGGTTAGAACTTTCAAGTGCCGTAAGTACACAGCAGCCATATTTCTTCGGGGACGAAAATAGCAAGTATAAACTGGCGGTTTTAGATTTAGGATGTAAGAATAACATTTTAAGGAGTTTTGCGGAAAGAGGCTGCTATATGCAAGTTTACAACGCCAAGACTTACCTTAAGGAGATATTAAAATGGAACCCAGATGGTTTCTTTATTTCTAATGGACCTGGTGACCCTGCGGCTATGGATTATGCTGTAGATACCGTTAAGGCGATGTTAGAAACTGGTAAGCCATTGTTTGGAATATGCCTAGGACATCAGATTTTAAGCCGTGCATGTGGTATTAGCACCTACAAAATGCATAATGGCCATCGAGGGCTGAATCATCCAGTTAAAAATTTAGTAACTGGCAAGTCAGAAATTACTTCTCAAAATCATGGTTTTGCCGTAAGTGCAGATTCTGTTACGAATAGTGATGAAGTTGAGGTTACGCATATTAATTTGAATGATAAGACGATAGAAGGGCTTAAGATTAAAGGTAAGCCAGCATTTTCTGTTCAGTATCACCCAGAGGCTGCTCCAGGGCCGCATGATTCAAGGTACCTTTTCGACGATTTTGTAACTCTATTAGCCCAAGGCTAA